In Kaistella faecalis, a genomic segment contains:
- a CDS encoding phosphatase PAP2 family protein has product MLKNYPPALIGVSKFISNFFNPLVSLIIFFIYISSKNYSAAASIQTFVPILLLTVLPIIIWIVWNVRKGNYTNLDVSNRNQRKSLYFFISGCIGVYLIYDYITTASPDVLMIFLMILLLVLQFSNYFIKSSMHTAFNVFVAALFFAESPVLGLLWLIIAVLVGITRVILKRHTTREVITGAVIAVLVSFIYLYTNIQFQH; this is encoded by the coding sequence ATGTTAAAAAACTACCCGCCGGCTTTGATTGGAGTTTCAAAATTCATCTCGAATTTCTTTAATCCGCTTGTTTCCCTCATCATATTTTTCATTTATATCAGCTCCAAGAATTATTCTGCGGCTGCTTCAATACAGACCTTTGTACCCATTTTACTGCTTACTGTTCTGCCCATTATTATCTGGATTGTGTGGAATGTAAGGAAAGGCAATTACACCAATTTGGATGTATCTAACCGCAACCAAAGGAAGAGTTTATATTTTTTTATTTCCGGGTGTATCGGGGTATATCTCATTTATGATTACATAACGACGGCATCCCCGGATGTCCTCATGATATTTCTCATGATTCTGCTTCTGGTACTGCAGTTCAGCAATTATTTCATTAAAAGTTCCATGCATACCGCCTTCAATGTTTTTGTAGCGGCACTATTTTTTGCTGAAAGCCCTGTTTTGGGGCTTCTATGGCTAATAATCGCAGTTTTGGTAGGGATTACAAGAGTAATTCTGAAAAGACATACCACCAGAGAAGTGATTACCGGCGCGGTAATCGCTGTATTAGTT
- the pdhA gene encoding pyruvate dehydrogenase (acetyl-transferring) E1 component subunit alpha, producing the protein MKEFSKEVYLQWYEEMTMWRRFEDKCRSLYLKQKIRGFLHLYNGQEAIPAGFAHAMDLTKDSMITAYRCHIHPMAMGVDPKRIMAELCGKATGTSGGMGGSMHIFSKEKRFYGGHGIVGGQIPLGAGIAFGDKYFETGGVNICFFGDGAARQGSLHETFNMAMNWKLPVVFVVENNQYAMGTSVKRTANHEDIYKLGLGYEMPCLPVDAMDPEKVAEAAYEAIERARRGDGPTFIEARTYRYRGHSMSDAEPYRSKEEVAEHKKDDPIEIVKQRILENNWATEDELNVLDEKSRDFVEECVEFMEQSPYPTADKVYEYVYAQEDYPFLDKLENN; encoded by the coding sequence ATGAAAGAATTTTCAAAAGAAGTGTATCTTCAGTGGTACGAAGAAATGACGATGTGGAGAAGGTTTGAAGACAAATGCCGTTCTCTTTACCTTAAACAGAAAATCCGTGGATTTTTACATTTGTACAACGGGCAGGAAGCAATACCGGCCGGTTTTGCCCATGCAATGGATCTTACCAAAGACAGCATGATTACCGCTTACAGATGTCACATTCATCCAATGGCAATGGGAGTTGATCCGAAAAGAATTATGGCAGAACTCTGCGGTAAAGCTACGGGTACTTCAGGAGGTATGGGTGGTTCTATGCACATCTTCAGCAAAGAAAAAAGATTTTATGGAGGCCACGGAATTGTGGGCGGCCAGATTCCTTTGGGTGCCGGAATCGCTTTCGGAGATAAATATTTCGAAACCGGGGGAGTGAACATCTGTTTCTTCGGAGACGGTGCTGCGCGTCAGGGTTCACTTCATGAAACCTTCAATATGGCGATGAACTGGAAACTTCCGGTAGTATTCGTTGTAGAAAACAACCAGTACGCAATGGGAACTTCGGTGAAAAGAACGGCCAATCACGAAGATATTTATAAACTTGGTCTTGGTTACGAAATGCCTTGCCTTCCTGTAGATGCAATGGATCCTGAAAAAGTGGCGGAAGCTGCCTACGAAGCGATCGAAAGAGCAAGAAGAGGAGATGGACCAACATTTATTGAGGCCAGAACTTACCGTTACAGAGGCCACTCAATGTCTGATGCAGAACCTTACAGATCAAAAGAAGAAGTTGCAGAACACAAGAAAGACGATCCAATCGAGATCGTAAAACAGCGGATTCTGGAAAATAATTGGGCTACTGAAGACGAACTGAATGTTTTGGATGAAAAATCCAGAGATTTCGTTGAAGAATGCGTTGAATTTATGGAGCAGTCTCCATATCCAACTGCAGACAAAGTTTACGAATATGTTTATGCTCAGGAGGATTATCCATTCCTTGACAAATTAGAAAATAACTGA
- a CDS encoding pyruvate dehydrogenase complex dihydrolipoamide acetyltransferase, whose protein sequence is MAEVITMPRLSDTMTDGKVAKWHKKVGDAVKEGDILAEIETDKAVQDFESEYNGTLLFIGTEEGGSSPVDSVLAIIGNAGEDISALKGGNSQSASAGTSATEAAGIPEENKTEQNVTDVETTKTVEKEEGTASAEIPAGVEVITMPRLSDTMTEGKVAKWHKKLGDAVKEGDILAEIETDKAVQDFESEFNGNLLYVGTEEGGASPVDTVLAIIGPEGTDVSGIISGGGKKSENKTPVAEAKAETSKTETASTPVAASTGERVAISPLAKKMAEDKGIDVHALKGTGENGRIVKKDVESFTPSAQTAQVAETKSIAEVKAAQPVMNFVQGEDSETPNSQVRNIIAKRLSESKFTAPHYYLIVEINMDKAIEARKEINSLPDTKISFNDMVIKATAMALRKHPQVNSTWHADKIVHHGNINVGVAVAIPDGLVVPVLKNADQMNYNQISAAVKDMAGRAKSKGLKANEMEGSTFSVSNLGMFGIETFTSIINQPNSAILSVGAIIEKPVVKDGQIVVGNTMKLSLACDHRVVDGATGAQFLQTLRTYLEQPLTLLL, encoded by the coding sequence ATGGCTGAAGTAATTACAATGCCCCGACTTTCCGATACAATGACGGACGGGAAAGTAGCCAAATGGCACAAAAAAGTTGGCGATGCTGTGAAAGAGGGCGATATTTTAGCAGAAATTGAAACCGACAAAGCCGTTCAGGATTTTGAATCAGAATATAACGGAACCCTTTTGTTTATCGGTACTGAAGAAGGAGGATCTTCTCCGGTAGATTCTGTTTTGGCAATTATTGGTAATGCAGGCGAAGATATTTCAGCATTGAAAGGCGGAAATTCTCAATCAGCATCCGCAGGAACTTCCGCAACAGAAGCAGCAGGAATTCCCGAAGAAAACAAAACCGAACAGAATGTGACCGATGTAGAAACGACCAAGACGGTTGAAAAAGAAGAAGGAACTGCATCAGCAGAAATTCCCGCAGGTGTGGAAGTAATTACCATGCCTCGTCTTTCCGATACGATGACTGAAGGTAAAGTTGCCAAATGGCACAAAAAATTAGGTGATGCTGTTAAAGAGGGCGATATTTTAGCAGAAATCGAAACCGATAAGGCGGTTCAGGATTTCGAATCCGAGTTCAACGGAAATCTTTTATATGTAGGAACTGAAGAAGGCGGAGCAAGTCCGGTGGATACCGTTTTAGCGATTATCGGTCCTGAAGGAACCGATGTTTCCGGAATTATTTCCGGTGGCGGTAAAAAATCAGAAAATAAAACTCCGGTTGCTGAAGCGAAAGCAGAAACATCCAAGACAGAAACAGCTTCGACTCCTGTAGCTGCTTCAACTGGCGAGCGTGTGGCGATTTCTCCTTTGGCTAAAAAAATGGCTGAAGATAAAGGAATCGACGTTCATGCTTTAAAAGGAACAGGGGAGAACGGAAGAATCGTGAAAAAAGATGTGGAAAGTTTCACCCCATCCGCTCAGACCGCTCAGGTAGCAGAAACTAAATCTATTGCTGAAGTGAAAGCTGCTCAGCCTGTAATGAATTTTGTTCAGGGTGAAGATTCTGAAACACCGAATTCTCAGGTAAGAAACATCATCGCGAAAAGGCTTTCTGAAAGTAAATTCACCGCACCGCATTATTATCTGATTGTTGAAATAAACATGGATAAAGCGATTGAAGCCAGAAAAGAAATCAATTCATTGCCTGACACTAAAATTTCATTCAATGATATGGTGATTAAAGCGACAGCAATGGCTTTAAGAAAACATCCGCAGGTAAATTCAACATGGCATGCAGATAAAATTGTTCACCACGGAAACATCAATGTAGGCGTTGCTGTAGCAATTCCAGATGGATTGGTTGTTCCTGTTCTGAAAAATGCAGACCAGATGAATTACAACCAGATTTCTGCCGCAGTGAAAGATATGGCCGGAAGAGCAAAATCCAAAGGCTTGAAGGCCAACGAAATGGAAGGCTCAACTTTCTCTGTTTCGAATTTGGGAATGTTTGGTATTGAGACCTTTACCTCAATTATTAACCAACCAAACTCAGCAATTCTTTCCGTAGGGGCAATTATTGAAAAACCTGTGGTGAAAGACGGACAGATCGTTGTAGGAAATACCATGAAACTTTCACTTGCCTGCGACCACCGTGTGGTTGACGGAGCAACTGGCGCACAGTTTTTACAGACTTTAAGAACATATTTGGAACAGCCTTTAACGCTGCTGCTCTAA